AACCCGCTGGCCGGCGTGTTCGCCTGGATGGGATCGACCCCGTGGTTCGTCGAGTTCGCCAACGTGGCCGTTCCGTGGGGCGAGCTGCTCATCGGCCTCGGCCTGCTCGTCGGCGCCGTCGTCCGCCTCGCGGCGTTCTTCGGCGCGCTGATGATGCTCATGTTCTACTTCGGGAACTGGGAGATCGCCCACGGCGTGATCAACGGCGACTTCGCGTACATGCTCGTGTTCCTCGCCGTCGCCGCCTTCGGCGCCGGCCGGATCCTCGGGCTCGACGCCTACATCGAGCAGTACGAGGTCGACGGCGAGACGCTCATCGAGCGCTACCCCGTCCTCGAGTACGTGCTCGGATGACATCCTCCCCGGCGTGAACGCCGGGGTTTCCCGAACGCAGGGATATTATGGTTCGCGGGATACCTGCTCTTGTGGGGCTACTTGCCCCGTGGATTTATCGAACAGGCGCACCACTGGCTGTGCCATCCAGCCGTTATCCCGATCTCCCCCGTCACAGGCGAGATTCGGGAGTCCCTTCTGTCGGATGTTCTCTGCCCCGTTCACGTCGGCGTTGGCGACCA
This region of Halomicrobium urmianum genomic DNA includes:
- a CDS encoding DoxX family membrane protein — translated: MTASPISTDARNTFESTIGGYTVGGRAHSLSAWFVLALRLMMGYAFAYSGFTKIVAAEPFSAGGYLSNVAATNGNPLAGVFAWMGSTPWFVEFANVAVPWGELLIGLGLLVGAVVRLAAFFGALMMLMFYFGNWEIAHGVINGDFAYMLVFLAVAAFGAGRILGLDAYIEQYEVDGETLIERYPVLEYVLG